Proteins encoded within one genomic window of Humulus lupulus chromosome 1, drHumLupu1.1, whole genome shotgun sequence:
- the LOC133788591 gene encoding dirigent protein 23-like — MAKHSVVVMVLVIVLISTMVIDVLEAATKDDHDDEKVTNLQFYFHDIVSGKTPTAVRVAKAADTEKSPASFGALVMADDPLTETPDPKSKLVGRAQGLYGSAGQQELGLVMAMSFAFTEGEYNGSSISILGRNAALNPVREMPVVGETGIFRLARGYAIAKTHWFNATSGDAIVEYNVTVVHYRRRKELMF, encoded by the coding sequence ATGGCAAAACACAGTGTCGTAGTGATGGTGCTCGTGATTGTTTTGATCTCCACAATGGTTATTGATGTGCTCGAAGCAGCCACCAAGGATGATCATGATGATGAGAAAGTCACCAACCTCCAATTCTACTTCCACGACATAGTGAGTGGCAAGACACCAACCGCGGTGAGGGTGGCTAAGGCAGCTGACACTGAGAAGTCTCCGGCTTCATTTGGAGCTCTGGTTATGGCTGACGACCCGTTAACCGAGACGCCCGACCCGAAATCGAAGCTCGTGGGTCGGGCACAAGGGCTGTACGGGTCTGCGGGACAGCAGGAGCTTGGGCTGGTTATGGCCATGAGCTTTGCATTTACGGAGGGTGAATACAATGGGAGCTCGATCAGCATTCTTGGTCGAAACGCTGCTTTGAACCCAGTGAGGGAGATGCCGGTTGTTGGCGAAACTGGGATTTTCCGGTTGGCGCGGGGCTATGCTATTGCTAAGACGCATTGGTTTAATGCGACTAGTGGTGATGCTATAGTGGAATACAATGTCACGGTGGTTCACTATCGCCGGAGAAAGGAATTAATGTTTTGA